The following coding sequences are from one Lolium rigidum isolate FL_2022 chromosome 6, APGP_CSIRO_Lrig_0.1, whole genome shotgun sequence window:
- the LOC124662986 gene encoding cytochrome b5 yields MSSSSSKVFTLEEVAKHSSKDDCWLVIGGKVYNVTKFLDDHPGGDDVLLSSTAKDATDDFEDVGHSTTARAMMDEYYVGEIDATTIPTKVKYTPPKQPHYNQDKTPEFVIKILQFLVPLAILGLAVAVRIYTKSESA; encoded by the exons atgtcgtcgtcgtcgtccaagGTGTTCACCCTCGAGGAGGTCGCCAAGCACAGCTCCAAGGACGACTGCTGGCTCGTCATCGGCGGCAAG GTGTACAATGTGACCAAGTTCCTCGATGACCACCCTGGAGGCGACGACGTCCTGCTCTCCTCAACTG CCAAGGATGCGACCGACGACTTTGAGGACGTAGGGCACAGCACGACCGCACGGGCGATGATGGATGAGTACTACGTTGGCGAGATCGATGCGACCACGATACCCACTAAGGTGAAGTACACGCCTCCCAAGCAGCCGCACTATAACCAGGACAAGACCCCTGAGTTCGTCATCAAGATCCTCCAGTTCCTGGTCCCCCTCGCCATACTCGGCCTGGCTGTTGCCGTACGGATCTACACCAAGTCGGAGTCTGCCTAG